CCAGCGCTTCGGCGACGGTGTCCGCCACGTCGTCCGGGCGCTCGTAGCGCACCCCGGCGCGATCGAGCCAGCGCCGCAGTTCGTCGTCGGTCCAGCCGCGGCCGAGATCGGCACCGGGCATCGGCTCGATCGGCTCGCCCGCCTCCGCGGCTAGGTGCAGTGCCGCACCGAGCGCGGTACCCGAATCACCGGAGGCCGGTTGCACCCAGATCTCCTCGAACGGTCCTTCGCGGTACAGGCGGCTGTTCGCCACGCAGTTGAGCGCGGTGCCGCCCGCCAGCGTCAGCCTGCTCTGCCCGGTCTGCTCGCACAGCCACCGCGCCAGTTCGAGCAGCACGTCTTCAAGTCGCTTTTGGACGGTCGCGGCCAGGTCGGCGTGCTCCTGCTCGAAACCGCCGGTCCGGCGGGGCGCGAAGGCGGCCCAGTCGACCGGATCGGTGCGGAAACCGCCGTCACCCGTGGTGCGCACCAGCTCCCGGAACTCGGCTTCGAACCGGGGCCTGCCGTAGGACGCCAGTGCCATGACCTTGTACTCGTCGCTGGACCTGGCGAAGCCGAGGTGCTCGGTGAGGTCCTCGTACAGCAGCCCCAGTGAATGGGGCAACGACTGCGTCGCGTATTCCAGCAGTTTGCCGTCACGGTATTCCCCGGCGAGGTAGGAAATGTTCTCCCCACGGCCGTCGGCGACCATGACCGCCGAATCCCGGAATGGCGCGGCAAGCCCGGCCGATGCCGCATGCGCCACATGATGACGGACAAAATGGACGATATCCGGATCCAGTCCGGGCAACGCGCTTTTCAGGAAGAACGGCGCACGACTCGCATAGGTCGTGCGCAATTCCTCCCAGGCCGGATCCAGGCCGCCGGCGTCGTGGTCGACCAGCGAAGGATCGTAGGAGTAGCCGACCGCGTCCAGCTCGGTCACGTCGATCCCGCCCTGCTCGAGGCACCAGCGCGCGGCCTGCTCGGGCTGCTCCCAGGCGGAGAACGGCACCGGCCGCTTGCCGTGCTTGCGGCGGCTGAACCGTTCCTCCTCCGCCGCGGCCACCACCCGCCCGTCGACCACGAGTGCCGCGGCGGGGTCGTGGAAAACGGCATTGATACCGAGTATCCGCACCCTGGTCACCTCCGTTGTTCAGCTCTCCCCTTACCGCTACCCGCTGCAGTCGACTCGAAACATTTCAGCGGCCCGAACCGGCGGCCATCGGCGTCGGCACCGTGGCAGAAAGCACGTTCGAATAAACGCGGCTCGTGTCCGCGGCGACGCGGTCCCAGGAATACCTGGCACCGGCCCGATCCACCGCCGCCGCGGAATAACCGCCGAGCAGGGTCGGGTCGGCCAGCAGTTCCCGCAGTTTCGCCGCCAGCGGGCCCGGTTGCCGCGGTGGCACCAGCGCGCCGGTGACCCCGTCGACCACGGTGTCGGTCAGCCCGCCGACCGCCGCGGCCACCACCGGCACGCCGCAGGCCATCGCCTCCAGCGGCACGATCCCGAACGGTTCGTACCACGGCGTGCAGACCGCCAGGTCGGCCGAGCGCAGCAGCGCGGGCATGTCCTCGCGGGAAACCGCGCCCCGCAGGTGCACCCGGTCCGCCACGCCCGTCCGCTTGGCGAACCAGCGCAGCCGCGCCGCCTCGCGGTCCCGGCCGTCCTCACCGCCGGCGATCACCAGCTCGGTGTCCGGCACGCCGCGCAACGCCGCGATCGCGGTGGAGAAACCCTTGCGCGGCACCAGCCTGCCCACCGCCACCAGGCGTCGCCGCGCGCCCTTCTCCTCGGCGGGCCCGGTCGGGGTGAACCGGCTCAGGTCCACCCCGCACGGCACCACCGAAATCGCCGAGCGGGGAACCCCCATGCGGATCAGCTCGAACACCTCGTCCGAACAGGTCGCCGCGATCCGCGCCACGTGCTTGCCCACCATGCGCTCGATCCGGATGCGGTCCGGCGGGCTGGTGTCCGCGTCGCCCTGGTGCCGTCGCTTCACCACACCGAGCGCGTGGAAGGTCTGGACCACCGGTACCCCGGCGGATTTCGCCGCGAGCACCGAAGCCAGCCCCGACATCCAGAAGTGCGCGTGGACCACGTCCGGCGGCTCGACCAGCCAGTCCTGCTCCAGCCGCAACGCGAACTCGTTCATGTGCGGCAGCAGTTCGTCCTTCGGCACCGGCCGGGCCGGGCCCGCCGTCACGTGCCGCACGGTGAAACCGGCCGGGGTGAGCACTTCGCCGGGCTGGTCCGGGTCGTCCCGCCGGGTGTGCACCACCACGCGATGTCCCGCCCTGACCAGCGCGGCCGAAAGCTCGGCCACGTGCAGGTTCTGCCCGCCCGCGTCCACCCCGCCCAGTGCCGCCAGCGGGTTGGCGTGCTCCGAGACCATCGCGATCTTCATCAGCTACCTCCTGCGAAATCCTCATGCCGTCAAGCGGCCGAACAGCGTGTCCCAGTTCCGCAGGAACGCTTCGAGCCCGTGGTGGGCCAGCGCGTGCTCCCGCGCGGCCTTCCCGGCTGAGCGAGCCAGCCCGGGATCGGCGATCAGCTGCCGGATCGCCGTGGTCAGCGCGCCGACGTCGGTGGCGACAAAGCCCGCCTCCCTCGGCACCGTCACCGCGGCTTCGGTGGTCGCCAGCGCGACCACCGGCATGCCAAGGTGCATGGCCTCGAGCAGGGACAGGCCCAGCGAGGTCCACCGCGCGGTGTGCAGGTAGAGGCGCCGGGCCGCCAGCTCCCGGTGCAGCTCGGCGAGCGGCAGGTCACCGATCGGCCGCAACCGCTCGCCGTCCACCCCGGTGTGCTCGTTGATCCCGGCCAGTCCCATGCCGAACAGGTCGACCGGCGCGGCCCGGCAGAACGCGGGCAGCAGGTCGGTCCCGGTTCGCCTGCCCCGGCGCACGGGTTCGTTGATCACCACCGCCGCGCGGTCCACCGACCCGGTGTACTGCTCGCCGGGATCGGGCACGCCGTGCGGGATGACCACGACCGGCGCCTGGCCGGAATCCCAGATCAGCTGGTTGAAGTGGGTGACGTGGACGATCGGGATCCCGGCCTGGTCCGCCAGCGGGTGGCGGGTGTCCGGCACGTTCCCCAGCGGGGTGTTGTGCTCGACGAACACCGCGGGCACGTCCCGGCCGGGACGGCGGCCGAGCAACCGCTCGGCGCGCTCGACCTCCTCCGGCCGTTGGAGCACGACCACGTCCACGTCGGTGTCCGCGAGTTCCGCTTCGCCCGCTTCGACCACGTTGTCCGGCCACGGGCGGCCGGCGCGGCCGAGTCCCCACGGCCCGCCTTCGGGCAGCGTCGGCAGGACATAGGTGTGCGGACCCCGGACGAACGCGTCCATCCACGAACCGTGAACATGCCAGGCGAACACTTTCATGGCGAAGGAGTTGACGGCCCCGCCTGGCCTAAACACGGGATGACCAATTGCTTTCCGTGTCGGCTCAACCCACGTAACGCCGGGCCGTCGAGTCGCGTTGCGACGCTTCCAGCTCGAGCAAACCCGCCTCGACCGTCGCCGGGACCACACGCCGGGACCGGAGGACCCACGGCAGGCCGCGGAGGGCTTCGGCGACGGCGGCGACGGTGTACCGGTCACGCGGGGCCGAACCGAGCACGGTCCGCGTGCGCCGCCACGCGCTGCGCACGGGGCGGCGCAACCACAGCGTCCACAACGTGTTGCGGATCCCCAGTTGCCTACGCCGGCGCGGGTCCCGTGCCTTCGACGGCGCGTGGTGCACCACCACGTCCTCGGCCCAGCACATCCACCAGCCCACCGCGGCGAGGTCGAGTGCGAGCAGTTCCTCCTCACCGCCGAACCACATCCGCCGGGAGAACCCGCCGACCCCTTCGAACGCGCTCACCCGGAACATCGACAGCCCGGCCATCACGCCGAGCAGCGCCGGGCCGGGCAGCCAGTCCGGACCGCGCACCGGTGACCACCGCAGTTCCGGGGTGATCGGGTCCTCGGTGAGCCCCGGTTCGACCAGGCACCGGCCGGTCACCGAGGCCAGGCCGGGATGGGCGTCGAGCAGATCGGCCGCCCTGGTCAGCGCACCGGGTTGCCAGCGGGTGTCGTCGTCGCAGAAGGCCACGTACGGTGTGCTGATCCGGCTCACCGCGATGTTCCGGCCCAGCGCGCCGAGGTTGCGCCCGGCGCGGATCAGCTCGACCCCGGGAAAGCGCTCGCGGACCGCGTCCGCGGTTCCGTCGGTGGAACCGTTGTCCACCACCACGATCGGCGCCGCGTCGGGCAGCGCGGACATGTGCGCCAGGGTCCGCAGCAGTTCCGCGCACCGGTCGCGGGTGATGACCACAACGGTTGTCCTCATCGCTTTCCTTCCAGCAGTCGCACGCGGGCTTCCACCGCACGCGGCAGCCGCTGCCGCCGGCGGAGCACCTTCGGCAGCCGCCGGGCCGCCCCGGCCACCGCTCGCGGCGGGGCGGAAACCGTTGCGGCCAGGCAGTTCTTCGGCGCGCGGCGCAGCCAGGTGATCAGCAGGTTGTTGCGTGCCTCCAGCCTTCGCCGGCGTGCGGCGGGCATCCGCGAAGGCGAGGGATGGTGGTGCGCCACGATTTCCTCGACGTAGCAGAGCTGCCAGCCGCGTGCGGCGAGGTCGTAGGACAGCAGCTTCTCCTCCGCACCGAAGTGCAGCAGCGGGTCGAAGCCGCCGCAGTCCGAATAGGCCCGGACGCGGACCATCGCCGAACACGCCAGGAAACCCAGTACCGCGGGTCCTGGACTGCCCGGCTCCCGGCCCAGCGGACTGCGTGCCATCAGCTCCACCACCGGATCGGGCCGGTTTTCCGGCCCCACCAAGGTTTTCCCGGCGATCAGCCCGAGCCGGGGGTGCCGGTCGAACAGCGACTCCGCCTTGGCCAGCGCGTCCGGCGCCCACCACGAATCGTCGTCGCTGAAGGCGACATAAGGGGTGCGTGCGGCCGTCACGCCGAGATTCCGCGCCGCCGCGCCCAGATTGCGCGGCAGGGTGAGCAAGCGCACCTCGGGGCCCGCGGCGCGCACCACCTCGGCGGTGTCGTCGGTGGACGCGTTGTCCACCACGATGATCGGCGGACGCGGCCGCAGCCCGGCCAGTTCCCGCAGGGTGCGCGCCAGTTCGCCGGCCCGGTTCCGGGTCGCGATCACCACGGTCGTCTTCACCGGCCGCCCCGGAGCCCGCTGACGAGTTCGCCCAGCACGGCGGACTCCGGCGGGCGGCGGTCGGCCGCGGCCCGCCCGCGCCCGGACAGGCACCACGACCACCAGCGGTCCAGCGCACCCGGCTCGACCGCGGCCTCGGCCCCCACCACAGCGGGCCAGCCCAGTGCGCGGGCCTGGGCGGACACCTTGCCGCCGCCGGCGACCGGATCGACCGCCAGCACCGGGACCCCGGCGCGCAGGCCGAAGACCAGTCCGTGCAGCCGGGTGGTCACCAGCGCGTCCAGCCGGCTCACCAGCGAAGCGAACTGGTCGGGGGTCGCGCAGTTGCGCCAGTCCTTGGTGTCGAGGCGGGTGTCCACCGGCAGGCAGGCGCAGTCGAGCGTGTTCAGCCACGCCTCCAGTGCCGCGTGCACCTCCTCGTGCCGCCGCTGCCCGCCGTACTCGCGCTGCCCCGGCGCCAGCGCCACGCCGATCACCGGTGTGCGCTCGGTATCCGCGTGCCACGCCAGGTCCGGGCGCGCGGACCCTGGCTCGTCGCGGGGGATGACCCGGTGGAAGCCGGTCACCGCGGGATCCGCCGGATCGATCACCGTCACCCCGGCGGCGGTGCGACGGCAGTCCGGGAACCATTCGTGCAGCCACCGCACCTGCGTCCCGTGCGCCGGTCCGCAGACAAAGACCACGTCGGAGTACCGCGCCGGGTCCGCCTCCTCCAGCCGGAGCGCGCCGGGGCGGAACTCCGGACTCCACGCGGTGTCGCTGTCGATCCCGGCGGCGTCCAGCGCGGCGCGGACCGAGCGGAGGCTCAGCACGTCACCAGCGGTCGCCTCACCGTCGACGAAGCTGGGCCAGCCGGTGAGCAATACGCGCATGGCCTCCGCATACCCCGCCGCTCGCCGGGTACACCCCGACCCATGGACTGGAACTTCACCAGGGCGGTGGTGACCGGCGGCGCCGGCTTCGTCGGCTCGCACCTGTGCGAACGCCTGCTGTCGCTGGGCACGCAGGTGGTCTGCGTGGACAACTTCGCCACCGGCGCGCGCGAGAACCTCTGGGAACTCCTGGAGACACCGGGGTTCACCTTGGTGGAGGCGGACGTGACCACCTGGCCGCCCGCCCCGCCGGGCGAAGTCGACCTGGTGCTCCACCTGGCGTGCCCCGCCTCGCCCCGCGACTACCTCCGCCTGCCCTTCGAAACGCTGGCCGCGGGTTCGGCGGGCACGGCGTGGGCGCTCGACCTGGCCCGCCGCCACAACGCCCGGTTCCTGCTCGCCTCGACCAGTGAGGTCTACGGCGATCCCGGCCGCCACCCCCAGCGGGAGGACTACTGGGGCAACGTCAACCCGATCGGCCCGCGCAGCGTGTACGACGAAGCGAAGCGCTACGCCGAGGCGTACACCGCGGCCGCCCGGCGCGAATGGCACGCGGACACCACCATCGCCCGCATCTTCAACACCTACGGCCCCCGCATGCGGCCCGACGACGGCCGGATGATCCCCGCCTTCGCCGGGCAGGCGCTGCGCGGGAAACCGCTGACGGTGGCGGGCACGGGCGAGCAGACGCGGTCGATCTGCTACGTCGACGACACGGTGACCGGCTTGCTGGCCCTCGCCGCGAGCGGTCATCCCGGGCCGGTCAACATCGGCAATCCGCACGAACTGACCGTGCTGGAGATCGCCGAGGAAATCCGGCGCCTGACCGGTACCCGGTCGACCGTCCGGCACATCGACGCGGCGGAGGACGATCCTCGGCGGCGGTGCCCGGACATCGGCCTCGCCGAGGCGGAACTCGGCTGGAAGCCGGCGATCGACCCCGCCGAAGGGCTCGCCCGCACCATCCGGTGGTTCGCCGGGTCGTCCGCCCTGTCCGCCTGACCAGGCCGGTGCGTGCTGCGCCGCGGTTCCCAGCGGCTCAACGTGAAACCGGTGCGGCCGTCCGAATTGCTGACCACCCGACACTCCGAACTGGACCGGTCCGGCCGGTGGTTTCTCGCGGACACGAATGGTTTGACCGGAAACCGGTGGGTATGAGCTACTCATGGCCACCACCACCCGCTTGGCCCGGCTTCCGGGGGTCTACCAGCCGCAGGCCGACACCCGGCTCCTCGCTTCGGTCCTCCACCGGACGCGACTACCCGCCGGGGCCCGGATCCTGGACGTCTGCACCGGCACCGGCGCGCTGGCGCTCACCGCCGCGCGACTGGGCGATCACGACGTCACCGCGATCGACGTCTCCCGCCGGGCGGTGCTTTCGGCCCGGCTCAACGCCTTCCGCCTGGGCCTGCCGGTCGCCGTGCGTCGGCGGTCCTTTGTGGACTTCACCGGCGCCTTCGACCTGGTGCTGGCCAACCCACCCTACGTACCCGCCGCCACCGCCGCCCCGGCCGGGCGCGCGCGGTGCTGGGACGCGGGAGCCGACGGCAGGGCGCTGCTCGACCCGTTGTGCGCGCTCGCCCCGCGATTGCTTCGGCCGTCGGGCACGCTGCTCCTGGTGCAGTCCGATGTGTCCGGTGTGCCCGCGACTCTGGAACTGCTGCGCTCGGCGGGCCTGAGCGCCGAAGAGGTCACCCGCCACCGGAACCCCTTCGGCCCGGTCATGCACGCGCGCGCGGCGTTCCTGGAACGCACCGGACTGATCCGGACCGGCCGTCGTCACGAGGACCTGGTGGTGATCCGTGCCGAACGCGTCTGAAGACCGTCGCCGGGTCATCGTCGAGCCCTGCGGGCCGGTACTGGTCGAGGGACCGGTCGAACTGGTGCTGCCGGACGGCACCACGCAGCACTGCGACCGGTTCCTGGTCGCGGTCTGCGCGTGCCGGCGCAGCAAGCGATATCCGTTGTGCGACACCAGTCATCGCAAGCGGGTCCGGCGGGATTCAGCGTGAGCGCAAGGAGGACAGCCCCGCCGCCCACCGTCCCAGCACGTGCTCGGCGAAGCGCCCCTCGAGCAGTTCCGTGGCCTGGATGCCGAACACGATGTCACCGGCCAGCTCCGGCTCCTGCGCCAGCAGTCCGCCGACCACCTCGTGGCGCATCACCTGCTCGTGCACGGCATCCGCCTCGATGTGCTCGGTGTAGAACCGGCGGCACTCCGGTGCCGCGCCGAGGCGGGCGAGCGCGTCGTCCAGCCGCTGCGCGCTGGGCCCGGTGGTGATCTCAGCGGCGGTGAAGTGCCCCACCAGCGCGCCACGCCACCGCCGGTGCAGGCCGAACAGCGACATCAGGTTGACCACCGCCAGCATGCACGCCGGGGTGCTTTCCAGGTAGTGCAGGTAGTCCGGCGACAGTCCGGCGGCGCCGAGGAGGTCCGCGTACAGCTGGGCGTGCACCCGGTCGGGGTGCCCGCCGCCGAACTCGTCGAACTCCACCGCGACCAGCGCCGCCTTGGGCCGCCCGGACAACCGCGGAATGACCCAGGCGTGCGGATCGGCTTCCTTGAGGTGGTAGATCGAGCGGTGCGCGAAGAACTCCCGCACCTGCCACCACTCGGCCTCGTCGCACAGGAAATGGCTCAATCCACGGCCGGGTACCGGTTCGACCAGCAACGCGTCCAGCTCCGCCGTCACGTCGTCACCACCGGCGACCTCCCGCCGCAGCGCGGAAACGAAGTCCCGCTCCAGCACCGCGCGCAGCCGCAGCAGTTCCGGTTCCCATTCCCACTCCGCGGCGACCTCGCGGAAACCGCGGTAGTGCAGCTCGTAGCAGACGTGGAGGGCCACCTGCACATCTTCACCGAAGGCGTCGGAGGGGCCGGGATCGAGCTGCCGCAGCACCGCCTTGTCCCGCCGCTCCCCCAGCACGTCCACCACCGCGGCCGAAATCGGACCGCGTGCGGCAGGCAGCGCCGCCCCGAGATGGGCAGGCGTCGCGGTCGAAGGCACAGTCACTGTCACACGGGCGGTGTACCCGGCCGGAGCCGGTTCATTCACAGCGAGTGGGCGGCGGAGCAGCGAGCCGTGCGCGAAGATGGACGGGTCGAGGCTACCGGCTGCGATGGCCAAGTGGAGGTGGCGAGCGGTGGACGGGCAACGCCATGATCGGTTGTGGCGGCTGGTCGCCGAGCGCTCCGCCACCCGCACCAAGACCTCGGGCTGGGTCGGGGTGGTCTGCGCGGTGGCCGTCGAGCAGCTCGAAGTGGACGCCGCGGCGGTCACCGTGCGCACGAACGCGTTGTCGCAGGATCTCATCGCGGCCAGTGGCACGTGGGCGGAATCGCTGGAGGAACTGCAGTACACCGTCGGCGAGGGCCCGGGTATCGCCGCGTTCGAAGCGGGGGAACCGGTGCTGACCGGCGACCTGGGCGCGGCGGCCACCCGGTGGCCCGGTTTCGCCGAGGAAATCGCGGCCAACGGTGTGGGCGCGGTGTTCGCGTTTCCCTTGCAGGCCGGGGCAATCCGGATGGGCACGCTCACCCTGTACCGCCGCCGGCCCGGCGCGCTCACCGCATCGGACCTGGGCGACGCCGCGATACTGGCGGAGATGACCACCACCGCGCTGGTGGCCGACAGCCGGGGCACGGAGACCACCGCGTCGTGGGCCAAGGAGGACACGCCGGGGTTCTACGACGAGGTGAACATCGCCACCGGGATGCTGGCGGCCCAGCTCCAGATCAGCCTGCAAGACGCACTGCTGCGGCTGCGCGCGCACGCGTTCAGCCAGCACCTTCCGCTCACCGAAGTCGCGCAGGCCGTGCTCAACCGGCAACTCCGCTTCGACTCGCCCGCGGAGTGATCCCCGTCCGCCCAGCCGCCCGCGTGGACGAACTGACCGCACCGGCCCGGTAGCGGGTCGGTCCCAGTCGGCGTCGGGATCGGCCCTGCCCCGCGCGTCGCCGTTGACCACCGCGATCATCCGGCGGGCTTCCACCTGCTGTCCCCCGGCGCCGTGCTCGGCTTCGAGTCCGTCCCTGGCTTCCTGCCGCCCGCAGTCGCGCCACACCCGCATGATGCCGACGGCCTCGTTCAGCGCCGCCCGGCGGCGCACCCGCTCGACGAGCAGGTGCGCCGGTTCTTCCCGCCAGTCCGGGGTGCTCATCACCCCACGGTCCTCCCCCGGACGGCCGGGCGCCAGCCGGTACCCCGGCGCGCGTCAGGCGCGACGGAGGCCGCGGCCGAGTGCCAGGCCGAAGGCGATCATGGTCACGGCCAGGCCGAGGTGCAGCCAGTTGTCCGCGGCGTTGACCGGCACGAAGTTGGCCGAGGAGCCGTGGTCGATGAACAGGCCGTAGAGCCACAGCACCAGATAGACCACACCACCGCCGAGCAGGAAACCGCGGGCCCCGGACGGGGTGCGCGCCAGCACCAGCCCGGCCGCGCCGAACAGCAGGTGCACCAGGTTGTGCAGGACGGACACGGCGAACACGCCGAGCAGCAGTGCCGCCGACTCGTGCCCGGCGAAGGTGAGCGTGTCGAACCCGGTGGTCACGCCTGGCACGAAGCCAAGGGCACCGACCAGCAGGAACACCACGCCGTAGATCATCGAGACCAGCTGGACCGGGGTACGCCGCGTCACGGCGGGGGTATCCGGCGGCTGGTGGGGGCGGGACATGGGAACTCCTTCCGAGGGTTTTCGCTGACCCATGCGGAGATTCCCCGGCCGGAGCGGTTCACACGCGGCCACCCGGACCAATCGGGAACCGGGAATACATTCTCCGAGCCCGAATCCGCATGGACCGGTGAACCGTGGGAAGCCCGGGTGAGCATCACGCCCGATTCCCAGGAGGTTGTTCACGGTGTTCCGGCATACAAAACTGCTGCAGTGCGAAGCGAAACCGGAAAGGCCCGATCCGGTCTATGCCAGAAAACTGCAGGAACTCATCGGCGGCGCGTACGGTGAGATGACGGTGACCATGCAGTATCTGTTCCAGGGCTGGAACTGCCGCATGGAGGGCAAGTACAAGGACCTGATCATGGACACCGCCACCGAGGAGATCGGGCACGTGGAGATGCTCGCGACCATGGTGGCGCGGCTGCTCGAAGGCGCGCCGGCGACGGCGACCGCCGAAGCGGCGAAGGACCCGGTGATGGCCGCGGTGCTCGGCGGCATGGACCCGCAGCAGGCCATCGTGGCCGGTGGCGGCGCGCTGCCCAACAACGCACAGGGCGTGCCGTGGATGGGGTCCTACATCGTGGCCAGCGGGAACCTGCTGGCCGATTTCCGGGCGAACGCGGCGGCCGAGGCACAGGGCCGCTTGCAGACCGCGCGGTTGTACAACATGACCGACGACCCCGGGGTGAAGGAGATGCTCAAGTTCAACCTCGCCCGCGACACCGTGCACCAGAAGCAGTGGCTGGCCGCGATCGAGGAGTTGGAGGCGGACGGCCTGGAAGAGACACCGTACGCGCCCAACGCGTTGTTCGACGAAGAGGACCAGACCCACAACAACACCATCTGGCACCTCTCCGACGGCCCCGACGGCGCGTCCGGTGGCTGGAGCCAGGGCGAGAACGCGATCGAGTACCTGATGGATCCGGAACCGCTGGGCGGTCCCGGTACCGCGCCGAAACCGGACCCGGCCCTCTACGGAACCTATTCCGCGGTCAAGAACGCGGCCGGTACGGCCAAGGGAAAAGCCAAGCAGGCCAAGAAAAAACTGACCTGAGCCAGCAGGCTTCCCGGCGGGCCCGAGCCACGCAGGCGGCTCGGGCCCGCCGGTTCTCGTTTGCCGGGGCGGTGGCCGGGTACAGCAGGGACATGTCCCACGTAGTCGTCACCGGTGCCACCGGAAACCTCGGTGTGGCCGTGCTGGAAGCGCTGGCGAAGGAGCCCGCTGTCCGTTCGGTGACCGGACTGGCCCGCCGGCGCCCGGCGTGGCGGCCCGAGAAGACCGAGTACGCCGAAATCGACGTGGAGACCGACGAACTGGACTTCACCGGTGCCGACGCGGTGGTGCACCTGGCTTGGCAGTTCCAGCCCACGCGGCATCCGGAGCAGACCTGGGCGGCCAACGTGCTCGGTTCCCTCCGGGTGTTCGAAGCCGCGGCGCGGGCGGGGGCGACCCTGATCTACGCCTCGTCGGTGGGCACCTACGCGCCCGGTCCGGTGGAGGACCGCGTCGACGAAAGCTGGCCGACCCACGGCTGGCCCGGTGCCGCTTATCCGAGGGAGAAGGCTTACCTGGAGCGCTATCTGGACGCCTTCGAGCGGGAGAACCCGTCGCTCCGCGTGGTCCGGCTGCGGCCCGCGTTCGTGTTCCAGCGGCGCGCGGCTCCCGAGCAGCGGCGCATCTTCGGCGGCCCGCTGGTGCGGGGATGGCTCGTCCGCCCGGAATGGCTGCCCTTCGTGCCGGACGTCCCCGGCCTGCGGGTGCAGGTGA
The genomic region above belongs to Amycolatopsis sp. YIM 10 and contains:
- a CDS encoding methyltransferase; the protein is MATTTRLARLPGVYQPQADTRLLASVLHRTRLPAGARILDVCTGTGALALTAARLGDHDVTAIDVSRRAVLSARLNAFRLGLPVAVRRRSFVDFTGAFDLVLANPPYVPAATAAPAGRARCWDAGADGRALLDPLCALAPRLLRPSGTLLLVQSDVSGVPATLELLRSAGLSAEEVTRHRNPFGPVMHARAAFLERTGLIRTGRRHEDLVVIRAERV
- a CDS encoding NAD-dependent epimerase/dehydratase family protein; this translates as MDWNFTRAVVTGGAGFVGSHLCERLLSLGTQVVCVDNFATGARENLWELLETPGFTLVEADVTTWPPAPPGEVDLVLHLACPASPRDYLRLPFETLAAGSAGTAWALDLARRHNARFLLASTSEVYGDPGRHPQREDYWGNVNPIGPRSVYDEAKRYAEAYTAAARREWHADTTIARIFNTYGPRMRPDDGRMIPAFAGQALRGKPLTVAGTGEQTRSICYVDDTVTGLLALAASGHPGPVNIGNPHELTVLEIAEEIRRLTGTRSTVRHIDAAEDDPRRRCPDIGLAEAELGWKPAIDPAEGLARTIRWFAGSSALSA
- a CDS encoding glycosyltransferase, with product MKVFAWHVHGSWMDAFVRGPHTYVLPTLPEGGPWGLGRAGRPWPDNVVEAGEAELADTDVDVVVLQRPEEVERAERLLGRRPGRDVPAVFVEHNTPLGNVPDTRHPLADQAGIPIVHVTHFNQLIWDSGQAPVVVIPHGVPDPGEQYTGSVDRAAVVINEPVRRGRRTGTDLLPAFCRAAPVDLFGMGLAGINEHTGVDGERLRPIGDLPLAELHRELAARRLYLHTARWTSLGLSLLEAMHLGMPVVALATTEAAVTVPREAGFVATDVGALTTAIRQLIADPGLARSAGKAAREHALAHHGLEAFLRNWDTLFGRLTA
- a CDS encoding glycosyltransferase family 2 protein — translated: MRTTVVVITRDRCAELLRTLAHMSALPDAAPIVVVDNGSTDGTADAVRERFPGVELIRAGRNLGALGRNIAVSRISTPYVAFCDDDTRWQPGALTRAADLLDAHPGLASVTGRCLVEPGLTEDPITPELRWSPVRGPDWLPGPALLGVMAGLSMFRVSAFEGVGGFSRRMWFGGEEELLALDLAAVGWWMCWAEDVVVHHAPSKARDPRRRRQLGIRNTLWTLWLRRPVRSAWRRTRTVLGSAPRDRYTVAAVAEALRGLPWVLRSRRVVPATVEAGLLELEASQRDSTARRYVG
- a CDS encoding carbamoyltransferase C-terminal domain-containing protein, with the translated sequence MRILGINAVFHDPAAALVVDGRVVAAAEEERFSRRKHGKRPVPFSAWEQPEQAARWCLEQGGIDVTELDAVGYSYDPSLVDHDAGGLDPAWEELRTTYASRAPFFLKSALPGLDPDIVHFVRHHVAHAASAGLAAPFRDSAVMVADGRGENISYLAGEYRDGKLLEYATQSLPHSLGLLYEDLTEHLGFARSSDEYKVMALASYGRPRFEAEFRELVRTTGDGGFRTDPVDWAAFAPRRTGGFEQEHADLAATVQKRLEDVLLELARWLCEQTGQSRLTLAGGTALNCVANSRLYREGPFEEIWVQPASGDSGTALGAALHLAAEAGEPIEPMPGADLGRGWTDDELRRWLDRAGVRYERPDDVADTVAEALADNRIVAWFQGRAEFGPRALGHRSLLAHPGHKANLERLNEVKGREQFRPVAPMVLAERAAEIFAGGPLPSPYMLFVHDVDPGWTDRIPAVTHVDGTARIQTVDAAEKPLPARMLRAFADRTGLPVVVNTSLNTAGRPMVDDPRDALECFGSSPVDLLAIGPFVVRRP
- a CDS encoding polysaccharide pyruvyl transferase family protein, with protein sequence MRVLLTGWPSFVDGEATAGDVLSLRSVRAALDAAGIDSDTAWSPEFRPGALRLEEADPARYSDVVFVCGPAHGTQVRWLHEWFPDCRRTAAGVTVIDPADPAVTGFHRVIPRDEPGSARPDLAWHADTERTPVIGVALAPGQREYGGQRRHEEVHAALEAWLNTLDCACLPVDTRLDTKDWRNCATPDQFASLVSRLDALVTTRLHGLVFGLRAGVPVLAVDPVAGGGKVSAQARALGWPAVVGAEAAVEPGALDRWWSWCLSGRGRAAADRRPPESAVLGELVSGLRGGR
- a CDS encoding CDGSH iron-sulfur domain-containing protein, which gives rise to MPNASEDRRRVIVEPCGPVLVEGPVELVLPDGTTQHCDRFLVAVCACRRSKRYPLCDTSHRKRVRRDSA
- a CDS encoding glycosyltransferase, yielding MKIAMVSEHANPLAALGGVDAGGQNLHVAELSAALVRAGHRVVVHTRRDDPDQPGEVLTPAGFTVRHVTAGPARPVPKDELLPHMNEFALRLEQDWLVEPPDVVHAHFWMSGLASVLAAKSAGVPVVQTFHALGVVKRRHQGDADTSPPDRIRIERMVGKHVARIAATCSDEVFELIRMGVPRSAISVVPCGVDLSRFTPTGPAEEKGARRRLVAVGRLVPRKGFSTAIAALRGVPDTELVIAGGEDGRDREAARLRWFAKRTGVADRVHLRGAVSREDMPALLRSADLAVCTPWYEPFGIVPLEAMACGVPVVAAAVGGLTDTVVDGVTGALVPPRQPGPLAAKLRELLADPTLLGGYSAAAVDRAGARYSWDRVAADTSRVYSNVLSATVPTPMAAGSGR
- a CDS encoding glycosyltransferase family 2 protein, which translates into the protein MKTTVVIATRNRAGELARTLRELAGLRPRPPIIVVDNASTDDTAEVVRAAGPEVRLLTLPRNLGAAARNLGVTAARTPYVAFSDDDSWWAPDALAKAESLFDRHPRLGLIAGKTLVGPENRPDPVVELMARSPLGREPGSPGPAVLGFLACSAMVRVRAYSDCGGFDPLLHFGAEEKLLSYDLAARGWQLCYVEEIVAHHHPSPSRMPAARRRRLEARNNLLITWLRRAPKNCLAATVSAPPRAVAGAARRLPKVLRRRQRLPRAVEARVRLLEGKR